A region of Trichoplusia ni isolate ovarian cell line Hi5 chromosome 21, tn1, whole genome shotgun sequence DNA encodes the following proteins:
- the LOC113504294 gene encoding H(+)/Cl(-) exchange transporter 3 isoform X4, with amino-acid sequence MSGDDDIPGIGQYDDFHTIDWQRDIARDRMRHRYIVKKRQDSLWDLIKGAHDAWSGWVCVLLVGVCTGIVAGVIDIGASWMTDLKFGICPQAFWLNREQCCWSDTDTTFDTGNCSQWLTWPQVLGGAREGPGAYIISYLFYIVWALVFAALSASLVRMFAPYACGSGIPEIKTILSGFIIRGYLGKWTLIIKVVGLILSVSSGLSLGKEGPMVHIASCLGNILSYLFPKYGRNEAKKREILSAAAAAGVSVAFGAPIGGVLFSLEEVSYYFPLKTLWRSFFCALIAAFILRSINPFGNEHSVLFFVEYNKPWIFFELIPFVGLGIIGGCIATIFIKANIYWCRYRKYSKLGQYPVTEVLVVTLVTAVIAYPNPYTRMNTSELIYLLFNQCGISNSDPVCDYNRNFTDVNSAIEKAAAGPGVYRAIWLLVLALVLKLVMTIFTFGIKVPCGLFIPSLALGAIAGRIVGIGVEQLAYNYPKIWLFSGECSTGDDCITPGLYAMVGAAAVLGGVTRMTVSLVVIMFELTGGVRYIVPLMAAAMASKWVGDALGRQGIYDAHIALNGYPFLDSKDEFQHTSLAADVMQPKRNETLAVITQDSMTVDDVETLLKETEHNGYPVVVSKESQYLVGFVLRRDLNLAIANARRTMEGITGQTVVIFAGTTHQQLAPPPCLMLNRILDMAPITVTDQTPMETVVDMFRKLGLRQTLVTHNGRLLGVITKKDVLRHVKQMDNEDPSSVLFN; translated from the exons ATGTCTG GCGACGACGACATCCCGGGAATCGGCCAATACGATGACTTCCACACGATCGACTGGCAGCGGGACATCGCCCGCGACCGTATGCGCCACCGATACATCGTCAAGAAACGACAGGACTCTCTATGGGATCTTATAAAG GGAGCTCACGATGCGTGGTCGGGCTGGGTGTGCGTGCTGCTGGTCGGTGTGTGCACTGGCATTGTGGCCGGAGTCATTGACATCGGCGCCTCTTGGATGACGGACCTCAAATTCGGAATCTGCCCTCAAGCTTTCTGGCTCAACCGCGAGCAGTGCTGCTGGTCAGATACGGACACAACATTTGATACTGGCAATTGTTCACAG TGGCTGACATGGCCGCAAGTTCTGGGCGGCGCCCGCGAGGGTCCGGGAGCCTACATTATCAGCTACCTGTTCTACATCGTGTGGGCGCTCGTATTCGCCGCCCTCTCCGCGTCGCTCGTGCGGATGTTCGCTCCATACGCATGCGGATCAG GTATACCTGAAATCAAGACCATATTGAGCGGATTCATTATACGAGGGTACCTTGGGAAATGGACGCTCATCATCAAGGTCGTGGGTCTGATCCTGTCGGTATCGTCAGGACTCTCGCTTGGGAAGGAGGGACCGATGGTACACATTGCCAGCTGTCTCG GTAACATCCTCTCGTACCTGTTCCCCAAGTATGGGCGTAACGAAGCTAAGAAGCGTGAGATATTGTCAGCGGCCGCGGCTGCTGGTGTGTCCGTGGCTTTTGGCGCGCCCATCGGTGGAGTGTTGTTCAGTTTGGAAGAG GTATCATACTACTTCCCCCTGAAGACGCTGTGGCGCTCGTTCTTCTGCGCACTGATCGCCGCCTTCATCTTGCGCTCCATCAATCCCTTCGGTAACGAGCACTCGGTGCTGTTCTTCGTGGAGTACAACAAGCCCTGGATATTCTTCGAGCTCATACCATTTGTCGGCCTCGGTATTATTGGG GGTTGCATAGCTACGATCTTCATAAAGGCGAACATCTACTGGTGCCGCTACCGCAAGTACTCGAAGCTGGGCCAGTACCCGGTGACGGAGGTGCTGGTGGTGACCCTGGTGACGGCCGTCATCGCTTATCCGAACCCCTACACGCGCATGAACACCAGCGAGCTGATCTACCTGCTGTTCAACCAGTGCGGCATCTCCAACTCTGATCCCGTCTG TGATTACAACCGTAACTTCACGGACGTGAACTCTGCCATCGAGAAGGCGGCGGCTGGCCCGGGCGTGTACCGCGCCATCTGGCTGCTGGTGCTGGCGCTCGTGCTCAAGCTGGTCATGACCATCTTCACGTTCGGTATCAAGGTGCCCTGCGGACTCTTCATACCCAGTCTCGCGCTTGGAGCCATCGCTGGCAGAATTGTGGGCATTG GTGTGGAACAACTGGCCTACAACTATCCGAAGATCTGGCTGTTCTCGGGCGAGTGTTCGACGGGCGACGACTGCATCACGCCGGGACTGTATGCTATGGTCGGTGCCGCCGCCGTGCTGGGCGGGGTCACTAGGATGACCG TGTCTCTGGTGGTGATAATGTTCGAGCTGACGGGCGGCGTGCGGTACATCGTCCCTCTGATGGCGGCCGCCATGGCCTCCAAGTGGGTGGGCGACGCGCTCGGCCGGCAGGGCATCTACGACGCGCACATCGCGCTCAACGGGTACCCGTTCCTCGACAGCAAGGATGAGTTCCAGCACACCTCGCTTGCCGCTGATGTCATGCAGCCCAA ACGAAACGAAACGCTGGCGGTGATCACGCAGGACTCGATGACGGTAGATGACGTGGAGACACTGCTGAAAGAGACGGAACACAACGGATACCCGGTCGTGGTCTCCAAGGAGTCTCAGTACCTGGTCGGCTTCGTGCTGCGCCGGGACCTTAACCTGGCCATAG CTAACGCTCGTCGCACGATGGAGGGCATCACGGGACAGACCGTGGTGATATTCGCGGGTACGACGCACCAGCAGCTGGCGCCGCCGCCCTGCCTTATGCTGAACCGCATCCTCGACATGGCGCCCATCACCGTCACGGACCAGACGCCCATGGAGACTGTCGTCGATATGTTTCGCAAGCTCGGTCTGCGACAGACACTCGTCACGCACAATGG GCGGCTGCTGGGCGTGATCACCAAGAAGGACGTGCTGCGGCACGTGAAGCAGATGGACAACGAGGACCCCAGCTCCGTGCTGTTCAACTGA
- the LOC113504294 gene encoding H(+)/Cl(-) exchange transporter 3 isoform X1 has translation MERFPLKSSAPKMGTTYQSVYKKGGSASNGRGAHSASEDDMVDITAGLNQAAGASVNTTPTSHGTFQLYEHSGRNSTASANSYIAQYFSSSAGMDAVELEQGDTEPLVAADDVGDAVIFSGMSGDDDIPGIGQYDDFHTIDWQRDIARDRMRHRYIVKKRQDSLWDLIKGAHDAWSGWVCVLLVGVCTGIVAGVIDIGASWMTDLKFGICPQAFWLNREQCCWSDTDTTFDTGNCSQWLTWPQVLGGAREGPGAYIISYLFYIVWALVFAALSASLVRMFAPYACGSGIPEIKTILSGFIIRGYLGKWTLIIKVVGLILSVSSGLSLGKEGPMVHIASCLGNILSYLFPKYGRNEAKKREILSAAAAAGVSVAFGAPIGGVLFSLEEVSYYFPLKTLWRSFFCALIAAFILRSINPFGNEHSVLFFVEYNKPWIFFELIPFVGLGIIGGCIATIFIKANIYWCRYRKYSKLGQYPVTEVLVVTLVTAVIAYPNPYTRMNTSELIYLLFNQCGISNSDPVCDYNRNFTDVNSAIEKAAAGPGVYRAIWLLVLALVLKLVMTIFTFGIKVPCGLFIPSLALGAIAGRIVGIGVEQLAYNYPKIWLFSGECSTGDDCITPGLYAMVGAAAVLGGVTRMTVSLVVIMFELTGGVRYIVPLMAAAMASKWVGDALGRQGIYDAHIALNGYPFLDSKDEFQHTSLAADVMQPKRNETLAVITQDSMTVDDVETLLKETEHNGYPVVVSKESQYLVGFVLRRDLNLAIANARRTMEGITGQTVVIFAGTTHQQLAPPPCLMLNRILDMAPITVTDQTPMETVVDMFRKLGLRQTLVTHNGRLLGVITKKDVLRHVKQMDNEDPSSVLFN, from the exons GGTGGCAGCGCGAGCAATGGGCGGGGTGCTCACTCGGCGAGCGAGGATGACATGGTAGACATCACGGCGGGCCTGAACCAGGCGGCCGGCGCCAGCGTCAACACTACGCCCACCAGCCACGGGACTTTCCAGCTTTACGAGCATAGCGGCAGGAACTCCACCGCCAGTGCCAACT ccTACATCGCTCAATACTTCAGTTCGTCAGCCG GTATGGACGCAGTAGAATTAGAACAGGGGGACACGGAGCCCCTCGTCGCCGCCGATGATGTAG GGGACGCAGTTATATTTTCCGGAATGTCTG GCGACGACGACATCCCGGGAATCGGCCAATACGATGACTTCCACACGATCGACTGGCAGCGGGACATCGCCCGCGACCGTATGCGCCACCGATACATCGTCAAGAAACGACAGGACTCTCTATGGGATCTTATAAAG GGAGCTCACGATGCGTGGTCGGGCTGGGTGTGCGTGCTGCTGGTCGGTGTGTGCACTGGCATTGTGGCCGGAGTCATTGACATCGGCGCCTCTTGGATGACGGACCTCAAATTCGGAATCTGCCCTCAAGCTTTCTGGCTCAACCGCGAGCAGTGCTGCTGGTCAGATACGGACACAACATTTGATACTGGCAATTGTTCACAG TGGCTGACATGGCCGCAAGTTCTGGGCGGCGCCCGCGAGGGTCCGGGAGCCTACATTATCAGCTACCTGTTCTACATCGTGTGGGCGCTCGTATTCGCCGCCCTCTCCGCGTCGCTCGTGCGGATGTTCGCTCCATACGCATGCGGATCAG GTATACCTGAAATCAAGACCATATTGAGCGGATTCATTATACGAGGGTACCTTGGGAAATGGACGCTCATCATCAAGGTCGTGGGTCTGATCCTGTCGGTATCGTCAGGACTCTCGCTTGGGAAGGAGGGACCGATGGTACACATTGCCAGCTGTCTCG GTAACATCCTCTCGTACCTGTTCCCCAAGTATGGGCGTAACGAAGCTAAGAAGCGTGAGATATTGTCAGCGGCCGCGGCTGCTGGTGTGTCCGTGGCTTTTGGCGCGCCCATCGGTGGAGTGTTGTTCAGTTTGGAAGAG GTATCATACTACTTCCCCCTGAAGACGCTGTGGCGCTCGTTCTTCTGCGCACTGATCGCCGCCTTCATCTTGCGCTCCATCAATCCCTTCGGTAACGAGCACTCGGTGCTGTTCTTCGTGGAGTACAACAAGCCCTGGATATTCTTCGAGCTCATACCATTTGTCGGCCTCGGTATTATTGGG GGTTGCATAGCTACGATCTTCATAAAGGCGAACATCTACTGGTGCCGCTACCGCAAGTACTCGAAGCTGGGCCAGTACCCGGTGACGGAGGTGCTGGTGGTGACCCTGGTGACGGCCGTCATCGCTTATCCGAACCCCTACACGCGCATGAACACCAGCGAGCTGATCTACCTGCTGTTCAACCAGTGCGGCATCTCCAACTCTGATCCCGTCTG TGATTACAACCGTAACTTCACGGACGTGAACTCTGCCATCGAGAAGGCGGCGGCTGGCCCGGGCGTGTACCGCGCCATCTGGCTGCTGGTGCTGGCGCTCGTGCTCAAGCTGGTCATGACCATCTTCACGTTCGGTATCAAGGTGCCCTGCGGACTCTTCATACCCAGTCTCGCGCTTGGAGCCATCGCTGGCAGAATTGTGGGCATTG GTGTGGAACAACTGGCCTACAACTATCCGAAGATCTGGCTGTTCTCGGGCGAGTGTTCGACGGGCGACGACTGCATCACGCCGGGACTGTATGCTATGGTCGGTGCCGCCGCCGTGCTGGGCGGGGTCACTAGGATGACCG TGTCTCTGGTGGTGATAATGTTCGAGCTGACGGGCGGCGTGCGGTACATCGTCCCTCTGATGGCGGCCGCCATGGCCTCCAAGTGGGTGGGCGACGCGCTCGGCCGGCAGGGCATCTACGACGCGCACATCGCGCTCAACGGGTACCCGTTCCTCGACAGCAAGGATGAGTTCCAGCACACCTCGCTTGCCGCTGATGTCATGCAGCCCAA ACGAAACGAAACGCTGGCGGTGATCACGCAGGACTCGATGACGGTAGATGACGTGGAGACACTGCTGAAAGAGACGGAACACAACGGATACCCGGTCGTGGTCTCCAAGGAGTCTCAGTACCTGGTCGGCTTCGTGCTGCGCCGGGACCTTAACCTGGCCATAG CTAACGCTCGTCGCACGATGGAGGGCATCACGGGACAGACCGTGGTGATATTCGCGGGTACGACGCACCAGCAGCTGGCGCCGCCGCCCTGCCTTATGCTGAACCGCATCCTCGACATGGCGCCCATCACCGTCACGGACCAGACGCCCATGGAGACTGTCGTCGATATGTTTCGCAAGCTCGGTCTGCGACAGACACTCGTCACGCACAATGG GCGGCTGCTGGGCGTGATCACCAAGAAGGACGTGCTGCGGCACGTGAAGCAGATGGACAACGAGGACCCCAGCTCCGTGCTGTTCAACTGA
- the LOC113504294 gene encoding H(+)/Cl(-) exchange transporter 3 isoform X2 — translation MERFPLKSSAPKMGTTYQSVYKKGGSASNGRGAHSASEDDMVDITAGLNQAAGASVNTTPTSHGTFQLYEHSGRNSTASANSYIAQYFSSSAGDAVIFSGMSGDDDIPGIGQYDDFHTIDWQRDIARDRMRHRYIVKKRQDSLWDLIKGAHDAWSGWVCVLLVGVCTGIVAGVIDIGASWMTDLKFGICPQAFWLNREQCCWSDTDTTFDTGNCSQWLTWPQVLGGAREGPGAYIISYLFYIVWALVFAALSASLVRMFAPYACGSGIPEIKTILSGFIIRGYLGKWTLIIKVVGLILSVSSGLSLGKEGPMVHIASCLGNILSYLFPKYGRNEAKKREILSAAAAAGVSVAFGAPIGGVLFSLEEVSYYFPLKTLWRSFFCALIAAFILRSINPFGNEHSVLFFVEYNKPWIFFELIPFVGLGIIGGCIATIFIKANIYWCRYRKYSKLGQYPVTEVLVVTLVTAVIAYPNPYTRMNTSELIYLLFNQCGISNSDPVCDYNRNFTDVNSAIEKAAAGPGVYRAIWLLVLALVLKLVMTIFTFGIKVPCGLFIPSLALGAIAGRIVGIGVEQLAYNYPKIWLFSGECSTGDDCITPGLYAMVGAAAVLGGVTRMTVSLVVIMFELTGGVRYIVPLMAAAMASKWVGDALGRQGIYDAHIALNGYPFLDSKDEFQHTSLAADVMQPKRNETLAVITQDSMTVDDVETLLKETEHNGYPVVVSKESQYLVGFVLRRDLNLAIANARRTMEGITGQTVVIFAGTTHQQLAPPPCLMLNRILDMAPITVTDQTPMETVVDMFRKLGLRQTLVTHNGRLLGVITKKDVLRHVKQMDNEDPSSVLFN, via the exons GGTGGCAGCGCGAGCAATGGGCGGGGTGCTCACTCGGCGAGCGAGGATGACATGGTAGACATCACGGCGGGCCTGAACCAGGCGGCCGGCGCCAGCGTCAACACTACGCCCACCAGCCACGGGACTTTCCAGCTTTACGAGCATAGCGGCAGGAACTCCACCGCCAGTGCCAACT ccTACATCGCTCAATACTTCAGTTCGTCAGCCG GGGACGCAGTTATATTTTCCGGAATGTCTG GCGACGACGACATCCCGGGAATCGGCCAATACGATGACTTCCACACGATCGACTGGCAGCGGGACATCGCCCGCGACCGTATGCGCCACCGATACATCGTCAAGAAACGACAGGACTCTCTATGGGATCTTATAAAG GGAGCTCACGATGCGTGGTCGGGCTGGGTGTGCGTGCTGCTGGTCGGTGTGTGCACTGGCATTGTGGCCGGAGTCATTGACATCGGCGCCTCTTGGATGACGGACCTCAAATTCGGAATCTGCCCTCAAGCTTTCTGGCTCAACCGCGAGCAGTGCTGCTGGTCAGATACGGACACAACATTTGATACTGGCAATTGTTCACAG TGGCTGACATGGCCGCAAGTTCTGGGCGGCGCCCGCGAGGGTCCGGGAGCCTACATTATCAGCTACCTGTTCTACATCGTGTGGGCGCTCGTATTCGCCGCCCTCTCCGCGTCGCTCGTGCGGATGTTCGCTCCATACGCATGCGGATCAG GTATACCTGAAATCAAGACCATATTGAGCGGATTCATTATACGAGGGTACCTTGGGAAATGGACGCTCATCATCAAGGTCGTGGGTCTGATCCTGTCGGTATCGTCAGGACTCTCGCTTGGGAAGGAGGGACCGATGGTACACATTGCCAGCTGTCTCG GTAACATCCTCTCGTACCTGTTCCCCAAGTATGGGCGTAACGAAGCTAAGAAGCGTGAGATATTGTCAGCGGCCGCGGCTGCTGGTGTGTCCGTGGCTTTTGGCGCGCCCATCGGTGGAGTGTTGTTCAGTTTGGAAGAG GTATCATACTACTTCCCCCTGAAGACGCTGTGGCGCTCGTTCTTCTGCGCACTGATCGCCGCCTTCATCTTGCGCTCCATCAATCCCTTCGGTAACGAGCACTCGGTGCTGTTCTTCGTGGAGTACAACAAGCCCTGGATATTCTTCGAGCTCATACCATTTGTCGGCCTCGGTATTATTGGG GGTTGCATAGCTACGATCTTCATAAAGGCGAACATCTACTGGTGCCGCTACCGCAAGTACTCGAAGCTGGGCCAGTACCCGGTGACGGAGGTGCTGGTGGTGACCCTGGTGACGGCCGTCATCGCTTATCCGAACCCCTACACGCGCATGAACACCAGCGAGCTGATCTACCTGCTGTTCAACCAGTGCGGCATCTCCAACTCTGATCCCGTCTG TGATTACAACCGTAACTTCACGGACGTGAACTCTGCCATCGAGAAGGCGGCGGCTGGCCCGGGCGTGTACCGCGCCATCTGGCTGCTGGTGCTGGCGCTCGTGCTCAAGCTGGTCATGACCATCTTCACGTTCGGTATCAAGGTGCCCTGCGGACTCTTCATACCCAGTCTCGCGCTTGGAGCCATCGCTGGCAGAATTGTGGGCATTG GTGTGGAACAACTGGCCTACAACTATCCGAAGATCTGGCTGTTCTCGGGCGAGTGTTCGACGGGCGACGACTGCATCACGCCGGGACTGTATGCTATGGTCGGTGCCGCCGCCGTGCTGGGCGGGGTCACTAGGATGACCG TGTCTCTGGTGGTGATAATGTTCGAGCTGACGGGCGGCGTGCGGTACATCGTCCCTCTGATGGCGGCCGCCATGGCCTCCAAGTGGGTGGGCGACGCGCTCGGCCGGCAGGGCATCTACGACGCGCACATCGCGCTCAACGGGTACCCGTTCCTCGACAGCAAGGATGAGTTCCAGCACACCTCGCTTGCCGCTGATGTCATGCAGCCCAA ACGAAACGAAACGCTGGCGGTGATCACGCAGGACTCGATGACGGTAGATGACGTGGAGACACTGCTGAAAGAGACGGAACACAACGGATACCCGGTCGTGGTCTCCAAGGAGTCTCAGTACCTGGTCGGCTTCGTGCTGCGCCGGGACCTTAACCTGGCCATAG CTAACGCTCGTCGCACGATGGAGGGCATCACGGGACAGACCGTGGTGATATTCGCGGGTACGACGCACCAGCAGCTGGCGCCGCCGCCCTGCCTTATGCTGAACCGCATCCTCGACATGGCGCCCATCACCGTCACGGACCAGACGCCCATGGAGACTGTCGTCGATATGTTTCGCAAGCTCGGTCTGCGACAGACACTCGTCACGCACAATGG GCGGCTGCTGGGCGTGATCACCAAGAAGGACGTGCTGCGGCACGTGAAGCAGATGGACAACGAGGACCCCAGCTCCGTGCTGTTCAACTGA
- the LOC113504294 gene encoding H(+)/Cl(-) exchange transporter 3 isoform X3: protein MERFPLKSSAPKMGTTYQSVYKKGGSASNGRGAHSASEDDMVDITAGLNQAAGASVNTTPTSHGTFQLYEHSGRNSTASANWDAVIFSGMSGDDDIPGIGQYDDFHTIDWQRDIARDRMRHRYIVKKRQDSLWDLIKGAHDAWSGWVCVLLVGVCTGIVAGVIDIGASWMTDLKFGICPQAFWLNREQCCWSDTDTTFDTGNCSQWLTWPQVLGGAREGPGAYIISYLFYIVWALVFAALSASLVRMFAPYACGSGIPEIKTILSGFIIRGYLGKWTLIIKVVGLILSVSSGLSLGKEGPMVHIASCLGNILSYLFPKYGRNEAKKREILSAAAAAGVSVAFGAPIGGVLFSLEEVSYYFPLKTLWRSFFCALIAAFILRSINPFGNEHSVLFFVEYNKPWIFFELIPFVGLGIIGGCIATIFIKANIYWCRYRKYSKLGQYPVTEVLVVTLVTAVIAYPNPYTRMNTSELIYLLFNQCGISNSDPVCDYNRNFTDVNSAIEKAAAGPGVYRAIWLLVLALVLKLVMTIFTFGIKVPCGLFIPSLALGAIAGRIVGIGVEQLAYNYPKIWLFSGECSTGDDCITPGLYAMVGAAAVLGGVTRMTVSLVVIMFELTGGVRYIVPLMAAAMASKWVGDALGRQGIYDAHIALNGYPFLDSKDEFQHTSLAADVMQPKRNETLAVITQDSMTVDDVETLLKETEHNGYPVVVSKESQYLVGFVLRRDLNLAIANARRTMEGITGQTVVIFAGTTHQQLAPPPCLMLNRILDMAPITVTDQTPMETVVDMFRKLGLRQTLVTHNGRLLGVITKKDVLRHVKQMDNEDPSSVLFN from the exons GGTGGCAGCGCGAGCAATGGGCGGGGTGCTCACTCGGCGAGCGAGGATGACATGGTAGACATCACGGCGGGCCTGAACCAGGCGGCCGGCGCCAGCGTCAACACTACGCCCACCAGCCACGGGACTTTCCAGCTTTACGAGCATAGCGGCAGGAACTCCACCGCCAGTGCCAACT GGGACGCAGTTATATTTTCCGGAATGTCTG GCGACGACGACATCCCGGGAATCGGCCAATACGATGACTTCCACACGATCGACTGGCAGCGGGACATCGCCCGCGACCGTATGCGCCACCGATACATCGTCAAGAAACGACAGGACTCTCTATGGGATCTTATAAAG GGAGCTCACGATGCGTGGTCGGGCTGGGTGTGCGTGCTGCTGGTCGGTGTGTGCACTGGCATTGTGGCCGGAGTCATTGACATCGGCGCCTCTTGGATGACGGACCTCAAATTCGGAATCTGCCCTCAAGCTTTCTGGCTCAACCGCGAGCAGTGCTGCTGGTCAGATACGGACACAACATTTGATACTGGCAATTGTTCACAG TGGCTGACATGGCCGCAAGTTCTGGGCGGCGCCCGCGAGGGTCCGGGAGCCTACATTATCAGCTACCTGTTCTACATCGTGTGGGCGCTCGTATTCGCCGCCCTCTCCGCGTCGCTCGTGCGGATGTTCGCTCCATACGCATGCGGATCAG GTATACCTGAAATCAAGACCATATTGAGCGGATTCATTATACGAGGGTACCTTGGGAAATGGACGCTCATCATCAAGGTCGTGGGTCTGATCCTGTCGGTATCGTCAGGACTCTCGCTTGGGAAGGAGGGACCGATGGTACACATTGCCAGCTGTCTCG GTAACATCCTCTCGTACCTGTTCCCCAAGTATGGGCGTAACGAAGCTAAGAAGCGTGAGATATTGTCAGCGGCCGCGGCTGCTGGTGTGTCCGTGGCTTTTGGCGCGCCCATCGGTGGAGTGTTGTTCAGTTTGGAAGAG GTATCATACTACTTCCCCCTGAAGACGCTGTGGCGCTCGTTCTTCTGCGCACTGATCGCCGCCTTCATCTTGCGCTCCATCAATCCCTTCGGTAACGAGCACTCGGTGCTGTTCTTCGTGGAGTACAACAAGCCCTGGATATTCTTCGAGCTCATACCATTTGTCGGCCTCGGTATTATTGGG GGTTGCATAGCTACGATCTTCATAAAGGCGAACATCTACTGGTGCCGCTACCGCAAGTACTCGAAGCTGGGCCAGTACCCGGTGACGGAGGTGCTGGTGGTGACCCTGGTGACGGCCGTCATCGCTTATCCGAACCCCTACACGCGCATGAACACCAGCGAGCTGATCTACCTGCTGTTCAACCAGTGCGGCATCTCCAACTCTGATCCCGTCTG TGATTACAACCGTAACTTCACGGACGTGAACTCTGCCATCGAGAAGGCGGCGGCTGGCCCGGGCGTGTACCGCGCCATCTGGCTGCTGGTGCTGGCGCTCGTGCTCAAGCTGGTCATGACCATCTTCACGTTCGGTATCAAGGTGCCCTGCGGACTCTTCATACCCAGTCTCGCGCTTGGAGCCATCGCTGGCAGAATTGTGGGCATTG GTGTGGAACAACTGGCCTACAACTATCCGAAGATCTGGCTGTTCTCGGGCGAGTGTTCGACGGGCGACGACTGCATCACGCCGGGACTGTATGCTATGGTCGGTGCCGCCGCCGTGCTGGGCGGGGTCACTAGGATGACCG TGTCTCTGGTGGTGATAATGTTCGAGCTGACGGGCGGCGTGCGGTACATCGTCCCTCTGATGGCGGCCGCCATGGCCTCCAAGTGGGTGGGCGACGCGCTCGGCCGGCAGGGCATCTACGACGCGCACATCGCGCTCAACGGGTACCCGTTCCTCGACAGCAAGGATGAGTTCCAGCACACCTCGCTTGCCGCTGATGTCATGCAGCCCAA ACGAAACGAAACGCTGGCGGTGATCACGCAGGACTCGATGACGGTAGATGACGTGGAGACACTGCTGAAAGAGACGGAACACAACGGATACCCGGTCGTGGTCTCCAAGGAGTCTCAGTACCTGGTCGGCTTCGTGCTGCGCCGGGACCTTAACCTGGCCATAG CTAACGCTCGTCGCACGATGGAGGGCATCACGGGACAGACCGTGGTGATATTCGCGGGTACGACGCACCAGCAGCTGGCGCCGCCGCCCTGCCTTATGCTGAACCGCATCCTCGACATGGCGCCCATCACCGTCACGGACCAGACGCCCATGGAGACTGTCGTCGATATGTTTCGCAAGCTCGGTCTGCGACAGACACTCGTCACGCACAATGG GCGGCTGCTGGGCGTGATCACCAAGAAGGACGTGCTGCGGCACGTGAAGCAGATGGACAACGAGGACCCCAGCTCCGTGCTGTTCAACTGA